A part of Trichocoleus sp. FACHB-46 genomic DNA contains:
- a CDS encoding FHA domain-containing protein produces the protein MAPEPPQNHLLIIDDDKGRREFVLNNPIYSIGRDAKCDIRLISQFVSRRHATLVQLPHEDGTYYYRVVDGNLKGKPSANGLLINGRKLQAHDLRNEDEIVFGPQVKAVYYLLKQDGMSTVPPDEFDITLISPGMIGEPEELT, from the coding sequence ATGGCACCAGAACCGCCCCAAAATCATTTATTAATTATTGATGACGACAAAGGCCGCCGAGAGTTTGTTCTTAATAATCCCATTTATTCAATTGGTCGAGATGCTAAGTGTGACATTCGCTTGATTTCGCAGTTTGTCTCTCGTCGTCATGCCACTTTGGTGCAGCTACCCCATGAAGATGGCACTTATTATTATCGAGTGGTGGATGGCAACCTTAAAGGTAAACCGAGCGCCAATGGCCTCTTAATTAATGGTCGTAAGCTACAAGCTCATGATTTGCGAAATGAAGATGAGATCGTATTTGGGCCACAAGTCAAAGCCGTCTATTACTTACTGAAGCAAGACGGGATGTCAACTGTGCCCCCCGATGAGTTTGACATTACACTGATTAGTCCGGGCATGATCGGTGAACCAGAAGAGCTGACTTAG
- the tmk gene encoding dTMP kinase, producing MQGRLIVFEGVEGSGKTTQMLRSQAWLLENQCFQSLKEDLAPPILVTREPGGTELGLELRQLLLGYQGQEAIQNRAELLLYAADRAQHVDGYLKPQLARGAVILCDRYTDSTIAYQGYGRGLDLALIDQLNQAATGGLESDLTLWLDVDAELGLARMRQRGKADRIEQADLAFHQRVQQGFQALHQQYPERIVRIDASQSEQRVAHQIQQVLSQRLTQWYQPLLHP from the coding sequence ATGCAAGGTCGATTGATTGTTTTTGAAGGAGTTGAAGGCAGTGGAAAAACCACTCAAATGCTGCGATCGCAAGCATGGCTACTGGAGAATCAATGTTTCCAGTCACTCAAAGAAGATTTAGCTCCACCCATACTAGTAACGCGGGAGCCAGGAGGGACAGAGCTGGGATTAGAGTTGCGGCAGTTATTACTGGGCTATCAAGGTCAAGAAGCAATCCAAAATCGAGCCGAGTTGCTGCTGTATGCCGCCGATCGCGCTCAGCATGTAGATGGTTATTTAAAGCCGCAGTTAGCTCGAGGAGCCGTGATCTTATGCGATCGCTATACCGACTCTACGATCGCGTATCAAGGGTACGGGCGGGGGTTGGATTTAGCTTTAATTGACCAACTCAACCAAGCTGCAACGGGTGGACTGGAAAGTGATTTGACTTTATGGTTGGATGTGGATGCCGAACTAGGCTTGGCTCGGATGCGACAGCGAGGTAAAGCCGACCGGATTGAGCAAGCTGATTTAGCCTTTCATCAGCGGGTGCAGCAGGGGTTTCAGGCTTTACATCAGCAGTACCCAGAGCGGATTGTTCGCATTGATGCTAGTCAGAGTGAACAGAGAGTCGCCCACCAGATTCAACAAGTTCTCAGTCAGCGCTTAACGCAATGGTATCAACCGCTTTTGCACCCCTAA
- a CDS encoding DNA polymerase III subunit delta' produces the protein MVSTAFAPLIGQSQAIELLHQAVLQQRVAPAYLFSGPSGVGRSLAARCFLESLLALDVLPAKKQGLQNRLQQGNHPDLLWVQPTYLHQGKLLSAAEAAAAGLKRKAPPQIRLDQVRQLAQFLGRPPMESARSVVVIEQAETMAEAAANGLLKTLEEPGPATLILIAPGAEALLPTLVSRCQRIPFYRLSPEALGQVLKQAGHAEILQHPELLEIAQGSPGEAIASWQQLQAIPPDLLATLTQPLRAAREALELARRLDKALDTEAQLWLIDYLQHALWRSRRQPQLLQHLEKARQALLSYAQPRLVWEVTLMAIAQA, from the coding sequence ATGGTATCAACCGCTTTTGCACCCCTAATTGGACAATCGCAGGCTATAGAATTGCTGCATCAAGCGGTGCTCCAGCAGCGAGTCGCTCCTGCTTACTTGTTTTCAGGCCCTTCGGGTGTGGGGCGCAGCTTAGCGGCTCGGTGTTTTCTGGAGTCGTTGTTAGCGCTAGATGTACTCCCCGCTAAAAAACAAGGCTTGCAAAATCGGCTACAACAAGGGAATCATCCTGATTTACTGTGGGTGCAGCCAACTTATCTGCATCAGGGAAAATTGTTGTCAGCAGCGGAAGCAGCCGCAGCAGGGCTGAAACGCAAAGCCCCTCCGCAAATTCGCCTTGATCAAGTGCGACAACTCGCTCAGTTTTTGGGGCGTCCACCGATGGAATCGGCTCGCTCGGTTGTGGTGATTGAGCAGGCAGAAACGATGGCAGAAGCAGCGGCAAATGGCTTGCTGAAAACGCTAGAAGAACCAGGACCAGCAACGCTGATTTTAATTGCGCCGGGAGCCGAAGCGCTATTGCCCACATTGGTTTCTCGTTGCCAGCGGATTCCCTTTTATCGGCTGAGCCCGGAAGCACTAGGGCAAGTATTAAAACAGGCGGGCCATGCCGAGATTTTGCAGCATCCAGAATTATTGGAGATTGCCCAAGGAAGTCCTGGAGAAGCGATCGCCAGTTGGCAGCAGTTGCAAGCGATTCCTCCAGACCTGCTAGCCACCCTGACTCAACCCCTGCGCGCAGCACGTGAAGCTTTAGAGTTGGCTCGGCGTTTGGACAAAGCCTTAGATACAGAGGCGCAACTCTGGTTGATAGACTATTTGCAACATGCGCTTTGGCGATCGCGGCGGCAACCCCAACTGTTACAACATTTAGAGAAAGCTCGTCAAGCTCTCCTCAGTTATGCTCAGCCTCGCTTGGTTTGGGAGGTAACTCTAATGGCGATCGCGCAAGCGTAA
- a CDS encoding quinone-dependent dihydroorotate dehydrogenase: MHPKLDIYQVGLRPLLFSGLKADPEQLHRQALQLLDWLDHTGNRPPASWVQARLLQSCGFSDSRLERSLWGLSFPNPVGLAAGFDKDGVAAGVWPSLGFGFAEVGTVTFQAQPGNPQPRLFRLPLDQAALNRMGFNNQGAAAMAAMFKARSQRQTERPGASQLKIPIGINLGKSKITPLEEAAADYLGSFRLLKDWGDYFVVNVSSPNTPGLRSLQATEQLEPILAALQQENQRQKPMLIKIAPDLEWEAIADVIALAQKHHLAGIIATNTTIRRDGLKTEVLEATGKSVQDEAGGISGAPVKQRSTEVIRFIYQQTQGQLPIIGVGGIFTAEDAWEKITAGASLVQVYTGWIYEGPWMVRRILTGLGQKLEQHGLATLADAVGQET, encoded by the coding sequence TTGCACCCAAAATTGGACATCTATCAAGTTGGTTTACGTCCCCTTCTTTTCTCTGGACTGAAAGCAGATCCGGAACAGTTGCATCGGCAAGCGCTTCAACTTCTGGATTGGCTAGACCATACGGGCAACCGTCCACCTGCTAGTTGGGTTCAAGCTCGATTGCTGCAATCTTGTGGCTTCTCAGATTCTCGACTAGAGCGATCGCTGTGGGGATTAAGCTTCCCTAATCCTGTTGGGTTGGCCGCCGGTTTTGATAAAGATGGTGTGGCCGCCGGCGTTTGGCCTAGTTTGGGTTTTGGGTTTGCCGAAGTTGGCACTGTGACGTTTCAGGCTCAGCCTGGAAATCCTCAGCCGCGTTTGTTTCGCCTACCTCTAGATCAGGCGGCCTTAAACCGGATGGGTTTCAATAACCAAGGCGCAGCGGCGATGGCGGCAATGTTTAAGGCGAGAAGTCAGCGACAAACAGAAAGGCCAGGCGCTTCTCAGCTCAAAATTCCTATTGGCATCAATCTGGGCAAGTCTAAAATTACGCCCTTGGAGGAAGCAGCCGCAGACTATTTGGGCAGTTTCCGGTTGCTCAAGGATTGGGGCGACTATTTTGTGGTTAATGTCAGCTCCCCAAATACTCCAGGCTTGCGATCGCTCCAGGCTACCGAACAACTAGAACCGATTTTGGCAGCTTTGCAGCAAGAAAACCAGCGACAAAAGCCGATGTTGATCAAGATTGCGCCTGACCTGGAATGGGAGGCGATCGCGGATGTGATCGCTTTGGCACAAAAACATCACTTAGCTGGGATCATTGCCACCAACACCACCATCCGCCGGGATGGCCTCAAGACAGAAGTGCTGGAAGCTACAGGTAAATCAGTGCAAGACGAAGCAGGCGGCATTAGTGGTGCTCCAGTCAAGCAACGCTCTACAGAAGTGATTCGCTTTATCTATCAGCAAACTCAAGGTCAGTTGCCCATCATTGGGGTGGGGGGCATTTTTACCGCAGAGGATGCTTGGGAGAAAATTACCGCCGGAGCCAGTCTGGTGCAGGTTTACACAGGCTGGATTTATGAAGGTCCGTGGATGGTACGACGAATTTTGACAGGGTTGGGGCAAAAGCTAGAGCAACACGGACTAGCCACTCTAGCAGATGCAGTCGGACAAGAAACCTAG
- a CDS encoding GAF domain-containing sensor histidine kinase translates to MGQQKEPTTYEKQLVALGRVLQTLREEESVDVLIETTLNYLQDEFDYSLIWIGLYDRLEHRLFGKGGVMPNGDSSFLRQRFVLSPGDLLEQVVIQQRPVGVPDLREETRAGEWRKAAQKFNIQGTMLFPIRYKDRCFGVSLLGSTLWGVSPRSDEKARLSMIFGGLAAALYQIEADWQRQQTKRPEQPLLTLLSKLRQLPTLGQRLEAMVEETHQFIGPSRTNIYWFERERRYFWRRISNRQKTAGFSDANQIASGITVQEISGFYQALAADQLVSIGEAHSSLKADTTSRLMQQIKARSLLAAPILFQNELMGFLAVEGNEARIWEEEEKSYVRGAAQLIALTAPLEEMEEIIQQTRLDQALTAEITHAIYSDEDWKSTLKNCADKLCQRLRAERFLVLLYDKDQEKFEICYQSQPANRRPATTPLNMLNDVDWQMLERSTEAVGIENLEEDLKLMAWQDVFLEIGVRSLLMCSTSIGHPLEGLVVICHEATRTWSRPEREILRVVSQQIGLILHQWQLQRQTEQQQKISQTIQWGLTTIQQTYQPDRLERSALQHIAQILQVPFAMMVTWLPGRRGGRIVAPVMANSQFMLNTEIVVPVQTDTLVQWALQADGLLPLTVDDLTAETRQWLSGSGIGQVLVIALRTAPEHEPTGIVIVADERSRHWPERHLNALGTLVSQLAWSRRNLLLTDSLKAQRESLERLNWYKQRRIEELYRSLNLTLKRLSELSTQKDPLVGTRLQQNLRQMGDALNTVGQLIKDEPWRLRAYYETVPLATLLKRSLERVDYLIKQRQLWSQVHNNEGNLTIAGDITKIEAILYELLVTACYRCQPSGRIDIWCRTLEERWLELSITDNGVIEPRLVAELQTGRSVDLLAPSTLDQPPGLHLLVCQSLIKQMGGEFNLYKLEDGRVLSRLVIPLAAATPTDKTYANRGNTTGFF, encoded by the coding sequence ATGGGTCAGCAGAAAGAGCCGACAACCTACGAAAAACAATTAGTTGCTTTAGGTCGTGTCCTCCAGACCCTGAGGGAAGAGGAAAGCGTCGATGTTTTAATTGAAACCACACTCAATTATCTACAAGATGAATTCGACTATAGCTTGATTTGGATTGGGCTTTACGATCGCCTAGAGCATCGTCTGTTTGGTAAAGGCGGTGTCATGCCCAATGGCGACAGTTCGTTTCTACGGCAACGCTTCGTGCTGTCTCCTGGCGATCTTTTGGAGCAGGTGGTAATTCAGCAGCGTCCCGTCGGCGTACCAGATTTGCGAGAAGAAACAAGGGCTGGAGAGTGGCGGAAGGCGGCTCAGAAATTCAATATTCAAGGCACGATGCTCTTTCCGATTCGCTACAAAGATCGCTGCTTTGGCGTGTCTCTACTAGGGTCAACGCTTTGGGGGGTTTCTCCTCGCTCCGACGAGAAAGCGCGACTCTCAATGATTTTTGGCGGGTTGGCCGCAGCGCTTTATCAAATCGAAGCAGATTGGCAGCGACAGCAAACTAAGCGTCCAGAACAGCCATTGTTGACCCTCCTGTCTAAGTTGCGGCAGTTGCCAACTTTGGGACAACGCCTAGAAGCAATGGTGGAAGAAACCCATCAATTTATTGGCCCTTCGCGCACGAATATTTACTGGTTTGAACGCGAACGGCGCTATTTTTGGCGGCGAATCAGTAACCGTCAGAAGACAGCAGGATTTAGTGATGCGAATCAAATCGCTTCTGGCATCACGGTTCAAGAGATTAGTGGTTTTTATCAAGCCCTGGCAGCGGATCAACTGGTGTCGATTGGGGAAGCTCACAGCTCGCTCAAAGCCGATACAACGAGTCGATTGATGCAGCAAATCAAGGCGCGATCGCTCTTGGCAGCACCAATCCTATTCCAAAATGAGCTGATGGGTTTCCTCGCGGTAGAAGGCAATGAGGCTCGAATTTGGGAGGAGGAAGAAAAAAGTTATGTTCGAGGCGCAGCCCAACTAATTGCTTTGACGGCTCCTCTAGAAGAGATGGAGGAGATCATTCAGCAGACGCGGTTGGATCAAGCACTCACTGCTGAAATCACCCATGCCATCTACAGTGATGAAGATTGGAAGAGTACGCTCAAAAATTGTGCAGACAAGCTCTGCCAACGGTTGCGAGCGGAGCGCTTCCTAGTTTTGCTCTACGACAAGGACCAAGAGAAGTTTGAGATTTGCTACCAAAGTCAACCAGCGAATCGTCGGCCTGCAACCACACCGCTAAATATGCTGAACGATGTGGATTGGCAAATGCTGGAGCGCAGCACTGAGGCGGTGGGCATCGAGAACTTAGAAGAAGACTTAAAGCTGATGGCTTGGCAGGATGTCTTCCTGGAAATTGGCGTGCGATCGCTGCTTATGTGCAGTACTTCGATTGGTCATCCTTTAGAAGGTTTGGTGGTGATTTGCCATGAAGCAACTCGTACCTGGAGCCGTCCAGAGCGAGAGATTCTCCGCGTGGTGAGTCAACAAATTGGTTTGATCTTGCATCAATGGCAACTCCAGCGGCAAACCGAACAACAGCAGAAAATCTCTCAAACGATTCAGTGGGGCCTCACTACTATCCAGCAAACCTACCAACCAGACCGACTGGAGCGCTCGGCTTTACAACATATTGCTCAAATTCTTCAAGTACCTTTTGCCATGATGGTGACTTGGCTACCAGGGCGACGAGGCGGGCGGATTGTGGCTCCAGTGATGGCGAACAGTCAGTTCATGCTCAACACAGAAATAGTTGTGCCTGTGCAGACAGATACCCTGGTGCAGTGGGCGCTTCAAGCCGATGGGCTGTTGCCCTTGACGGTGGATGATCTGACCGCAGAAACGCGACAGTGGCTCTCTGGATCTGGAATCGGTCAAGTTCTAGTCATAGCACTCCGCACCGCCCCAGAGCATGAACCGACTGGAATCGTGATTGTTGCGGATGAGCGATCGCGGCATTGGCCAGAGCGGCATTTGAATGCTCTAGGTACCCTGGTCAGCCAGTTAGCCTGGTCACGCCGTAACTTGTTACTCACTGATAGCTTGAAAGCCCAGCGCGAAAGCTTGGAGCGACTGAACTGGTACAAACAGCGCCGCATTGAAGAACTGTATCGTTCGCTCAACTTGACACTTAAGCGCCTGAGCGAACTCTCGACGCAGAAAGATCCCTTGGTGGGCACTCGCTTGCAACAAAACCTCCGCCAGATGGGAGATGCCCTCAATACCGTCGGTCAACTGATTAAAGACGAACCGTGGCGGTTACGGGCCTATTACGAAACAGTGCCTCTGGCTACGCTGCTTAAGCGATCGCTAGAGCGGGTTGATTACTTAATCAAGCAACGCCAGCTTTGGTCGCAGGTACATAACAACGAAGGCAACCTCACGATCGCTGGAGATATCACCAAAATTGAGGCAATTTTGTATGAATTACTGGTGACGGCTTGCTATCGCTGTCAACCCAGTGGGCGCATTGATATCTGGTGCCGCACTCTAGAGGAGCGGTGGCTAGAGCTGTCAATTACCGATAATGGTGTGATTGAGCCAAGGTTGGTGGCAGAGTTACAAACTGGACGCTCCGTAGACCTTCTGGCTCCCTCAACACTCGATCAGCCCCCTGGCTTACATTTGCTGGTTTGCCAATCTTTGATTAAACAAATGGGGGGTGAATTCAACCTCTACAAGCTGGAGGATGGTCGCGTTTTGAGTCGTTTGGTCATTCCCCTTGCGGCTGCGACGCCCACAGATAAAACCTACGCTAACCGAGGCAATACCACTGGCTTCTTCTAA
- the secA gene encoding preprotein translocase subunit SecA, with protein MLKNLLGDPNARKLKKYQPIITEINLLEEEIQGLSDQELRGKTAEFKQRVEKGESLDDLLPEAFAVVRESGKRVLGMRHFDVQLLGGMILHDGQIAEMKTGEGKTLVSTLPAYLNALLGRGVHVVTVNDYLARRDAEWMGQVHRFLGLSVGLIQQTMTPNERKRNYDCDITYATNSELGFDYLRDNMATSMVDVVQRPFQYCVIDEVDSVLVDEARTPLIISGQVERPSEKYIRAAEVATRLETETHYEVDEKARNVLLSDEGFIEAEKALGVQDLFDPKDPWAHYIFNAIKAKELFIKDVNYIVRDDEIVIVDEFTGRIMMGRRWSDGLHQAIEAKEHVEIQPETQTLATITYQNFFLLYPKLAGMTGTAKTEEVEFEKIYKLEVTIVPTNRRTGRADVSDVVYKTEEAKWKAVAAECAEIHQLGRPILVGTTSVEKSEVLSHLLHQQGIPHNLLNAKPENVERESEIVAQAGRKGALTIATNMAGRGTDIILGGNADYMARLKVREYFMPRIVQPEDEDTFDVTRVAGASESRGGGQGFVPGKKVKTWKASPQIFPTQLSKESEQKLRAAVDFAVQQYGERSLPELEAEDLVAVASEKAPTDNPAIQRLREVYNLIRKEYEQFTEREHEEVIRLGGLHVIGTERHESRRIDNQLRGRAGRQGDPGSTKFFLSLQDNLLRIFGGDRVAGLMNAFRVEEDMPIESGLLTRSLEGAQKKVETYYYDIRKQVFEYDEVMNNQRRAIYAERRRVLEGQDLKEQVIKYAERTMDDIVEAYVNPDLPSEEWDLGSMVSKVKEFVNLLSDLEPDQLIDLNIGEIKTFLHEQVRIAYDLKEAQVDQIQPGLMRQAERFFILQQIDTLWREHLQQMDALRESVGLRGYGQKDPLIEYKSEGYELFLEMMTDIRRNVVYSLFQFQPQVQPAVEAPTEMV; from the coding sequence ATGCTTAAGAATCTGCTAGGCGATCCCAACGCACGCAAGCTCAAAAAATATCAACCCATTATTACCGAGATCAACCTGCTCGAAGAAGAAATCCAAGGGCTCTCTGACCAAGAGTTGCGTGGTAAGACAGCAGAGTTTAAACAGCGGGTTGAAAAAGGGGAATCCCTTGACGACCTTCTACCAGAAGCCTTCGCCGTTGTTCGAGAGTCTGGTAAGCGTGTGCTGGGGATGCGCCACTTCGATGTCCAGCTCTTGGGCGGCATGATTCTCCACGACGGCCAGATTGCCGAGATGAAAACTGGGGAAGGTAAGACCCTGGTTTCTACATTGCCAGCTTACCTAAACGCTCTCCTGGGTAGAGGTGTTCACGTCGTCACCGTTAACGACTACCTGGCTCGTCGGGACGCAGAGTGGATGGGGCAGGTACACCGTTTCTTGGGCTTGAGTGTCGGTCTGATTCAGCAGACCATGACCCCCAACGAGCGGAAACGCAACTACGACTGCGACATCACCTACGCCACCAACAGTGAGTTGGGCTTTGATTATCTGCGCGATAACATGGCTACCTCAATGGTTGATGTGGTGCAGCGGCCATTCCAATATTGCGTCATTGACGAAGTGGACTCAGTGCTAGTCGATGAAGCTCGTACTCCCCTGATCATTTCGGGTCAAGTAGAGCGACCCAGTGAAAAATATATTCGGGCGGCTGAAGTGGCCACTCGGTTGGAAACAGAGACCCACTATGAAGTGGATGAAAAAGCCCGCAACGTCCTATTAAGCGACGAAGGCTTTATTGAAGCAGAAAAAGCCTTAGGGGTTCAGGATTTATTTGACCCCAAAGATCCTTGGGCGCACTATATCTTCAATGCCATTAAAGCTAAAGAACTCTTTATTAAAGATGTAAACTACATCGTCCGCGATGACGAAATCGTGATTGTGGATGAGTTTACGGGACGGATTATGATGGGTCGTCGCTGGAGTGACGGCTTGCACCAAGCGATCGAAGCTAAAGAGCACGTCGAAATTCAGCCCGAAACTCAGACCCTCGCCACAATTACCTATCAAAACTTCTTCTTGCTTTATCCCAAGCTGGCAGGCATGACTGGCACCGCCAAGACGGAAGAAGTGGAATTTGAAAAGATTTACAAACTCGAAGTCACGATCGTTCCCACCAACCGTAGAACGGGTCGGGCTGACGTCTCTGATGTAGTCTACAAAACTGAAGAAGCAAAGTGGAAGGCGGTTGCGGCTGAATGTGCCGAAATCCACCAGTTGGGCCGCCCGATCCTGGTGGGTACGACCAGCGTAGAAAAATCGGAAGTACTGTCTCATCTGTTGCATCAGCAAGGCATTCCCCATAACCTCCTGAATGCAAAGCCAGAAAACGTCGAGCGAGAATCAGAAATTGTCGCACAGGCGGGTCGCAAGGGAGCCCTGACCATTGCCACTAACATGGCGGGTCGAGGCACAGACATCATCCTGGGTGGTAACGCGGACTACATGGCCCGTCTGAAGGTGCGTGAGTACTTCATGCCTCGGATCGTGCAGCCAGAGGATGAAGATACTTTTGATGTCACCAGAGTCGCAGGCGCAAGTGAAAGCCGAGGGGGTGGACAAGGGTTTGTCCCAGGCAAGAAAGTCAAAACCTGGAAAGCTTCTCCTCAAATTTTCCCTACTCAACTGTCGAAAGAATCCGAGCAAAAGCTGCGAGCAGCAGTTGACTTTGCGGTGCAACAGTATGGGGAGCGATCGCTGCCAGAACTAGAAGCCGAAGATCTGGTTGCGGTGGCGTCTGAGAAAGCGCCCACTGACAACCCAGCGATTCAGCGACTGCGGGAAGTATATAACTTGATCCGCAAGGAGTACGAACAATTCACCGAACGCGAACATGAAGAAGTGATTCGTCTCGGCGGTCTGCATGTGATTGGTACAGAGCGTCACGAGTCTCGCCGGATTGACAACCAATTGCGCGGTCGGGCAGGACGGCAAGGTGACCCTGGGTCTACCAAGTTCTTCCTCAGCTTGCAAGACAACTTGCTGCGGATCTTTGGTGGCGATCGCGTGGCAGGTTTGATGAACGCCTTCCGCGTCGAAGAAGACATGCCGATTGAATCTGGTCTTCTGACGCGATCGCTAGAAGGAGCACAGAAGAAAGTCGAAACCTACTACTACGACATTCGAAAGCAGGTTTTTGAGTACGACGAGGTGATGAACAACCAACGTCGAGCTATCTATGCCGAAAGACGCCGCGTTCTCGAAGGGCAAGACCTGAAAGAGCAGGTGATTAAGTACGCCGAGCGCACGATGGATGACATTGTGGAAGCTTACGTCAACCCTGACCTGCCTTCAGAAGAGTGGGATCTTGGCAGCATGGTGAGCAAGGTGAAGGAGTTCGTCAACCTATTGTCTGACCTAGAGCCTGACCAGTTGATTGACCTAAATATTGGGGAAATCAAAACTTTTCTCCACGAACAGGTGCGGATTGCCTACGATTTAAAAGAAGCCCAAGTCGATCAAATTCAACCCGGTTTGATGCGGCAAGCAGAGCGCTTCTTTATCTTGCAGCAAATTGATACCCTATGGCGGGAACACCTCCAGCAGATGGATGCACTACGGGAATCCGTGGGACTGCGCGGCTACGGTCAGAAAGACCCCTTGATCGAGTACAAGAGCGAAGGCTATGAACTCTTCCTGGAAATGATGACCGATATTCGCCGTAACGTGGTTTACTCTCTATTCCAATTCCAACCGCAAGTTCAACCTGCGGTCGAGGCACCTACCGAAATGGTTTAA
- a CDS encoding diheme cytochrome C, with translation MSRPSQPTDARESHPTLEEKPNSKRRLRRRSPVILLVLVLLWSVALGWGLAQATETPQAAQLAQFTPSVEKLTPAATPVGTVDPVPAKYQLGQELYLENCATCHIGLSPAVLPTETWRQILQDRQHYGQQIKPLVDPPRLLVWDYLRTFSRVQDREEETPYRIADSRYFKALHPRVQLPRSLTMASCASCHPAAAQFNFRRLTPEWENSP, from the coding sequence ATGTCCCGCCCTTCTCAACCAACCGATGCCAGAGAATCTCATCCCACTCTGGAGGAGAAGCCAAACTCCAAGCGACGACTCCGCAGGCGATCGCCCGTGATTCTCTTGGTGTTAGTTCTATTGTGGAGCGTGGCGTTGGGATGGGGTTTAGCCCAAGCAACAGAAACGCCCCAAGCGGCTCAACTCGCTCAATTTACCCCTAGCGTTGAAAAGCTCACGCCTGCCGCAACTCCTGTGGGCACCGTAGACCCAGTACCCGCCAAATACCAACTCGGCCAAGAACTCTATTTAGAAAACTGCGCTACCTGCCATATTGGCTTGTCCCCCGCAGTTCTGCCCACAGAAACTTGGCGCCAAATATTGCAAGACCGCCAACACTACGGCCAGCAGATTAAACCCCTCGTTGACCCGCCCCGTCTCTTGGTTTGGGACTACTTACGTACCTTTTCTAGAGTTCAAGATCGAGAAGAAGAAACACCTTATCGCATCGCTGACTCCCGCTACTTCAAGGCTTTGCATCCACGAGTCCAGTTGCCGCGATCGCTGACGATGGCCAGTTGTGCCAGTTGCCACCCTGCTGCTGCCCAGTTCAACTTCCGCCGCCTGACGCCAGAGTGGGAAAATTCGCCCTAA
- a CDS encoding GNAT family N-acetyltransferase, which produces MDCRHIQFCHQRSRIDLQQLQALFQAAAFWAKDRRVEELEIAITNSDPVISVWDQNQMIGFARATSDGIYRATIWDVVIHPDYQGAGLGRKLVETVLTHPRMNRVERVYLMTTHQQQFYERIGFQLNASTTMVLCNQPMEQPPTPAVVEMPQTS; this is translated from the coding sequence ATGGATTGTCGTCATATTCAGTTTTGCCATCAGCGGTCTCGCATTGACTTGCAGCAACTCCAGGCATTGTTTCAAGCTGCAGCTTTCTGGGCCAAGGACCGACGGGTTGAAGAGCTAGAGATCGCGATCACCAACAGCGACCCCGTGATTAGTGTTTGGGACCAAAACCAGATGATTGGTTTTGCTCGTGCCACCTCTGATGGCATTTACCGCGCCACGATTTGGGATGTGGTGATTCATCCTGACTACCAGGGCGCAGGCTTGGGTCGGAAGTTGGTCGAAACTGTTTTAACTCATCCCCGGATGAATCGGGTGGAGCGGGTGTATTTGATGACGACCCATCAACAACAGTTTTACGAGCGGATTGGATTTCAACTCAATGCCAGCACCACAATGGTTTTGTGCAATCAACCCATGGAGCAACCACCCACTCCTGCAGTTGTAGAAATGCCTCAAACCTCGTAA
- a CDS encoding sensor histidine kinase, with product MANQESSQTISTLQQELEQTRLAYQMAVEMHQFKSGFLARVSHELRSPLNGLIGMHQLILSDLCDDPAEERDFLGQANQSALNLMQLLDLILDVARLEHGSRQMQLQPLKLGQILQEVYNLTHLQARDRNIRLKLLPIQEDIYVQADPKWLQQTLVSLLDTSIRLTPEGTISLSATVQPETEQVTICIEAPYAASLWSEPAQILSTQALPTAPNTPAALSPGLALLMHQSVIERMQGRLEIIALPSEPDSNANPTDATESTRIQCLMPLVMPETDLA from the coding sequence ATGGCAAACCAAGAGAGTAGCCAAACAATTTCAACATTGCAACAAGAGCTGGAGCAAACGCGACTGGCCTATCAAATGGCAGTAGAGATGCACCAGTTTAAATCTGGGTTTCTAGCTAGAGTCTCCCATGAGCTGCGATCGCCCTTAAACGGCTTGATTGGCATGCATCAACTGATCCTGTCTGACCTCTGCGATGACCCAGCAGAAGAAAGAGACTTCCTTGGCCAAGCAAATCAGTCTGCCCTAAACCTGATGCAGTTATTGGACTTAATCTTGGATGTGGCTCGATTAGAGCATGGCTCTCGGCAGATGCAGCTTCAGCCGCTAAAACTAGGCCAAATCCTCCAAGAAGTTTACAACCTGACTCATTTGCAAGCACGCGATCGCAATATTCGCTTGAAGCTCCTGCCAATTCAGGAAGACATTTATGTCCAGGCTGATCCCAAGTGGTTGCAGCAAACATTAGTGAGTTTGCTGGACACTTCCATTCGTTTAACGCCTGAAGGCACCATTTCGCTGTCAGCCACAGTCCAACCAGAAACAGAGCAGGTTACGATTTGCATTGAGGCTCCTTACGCTGCAAGCCTCTGGAGTGAACCTGCTCAAATTTTATCGACTCAGGCTTTACCAACAGCGCCCAATACCCCAGCAGCTTTGTCACCCGGTCTTGCTCTCTTGATGCACCAAAGCGTGATTGAGCGCATGCAAGGTCGTTTGGAAATCATCGCTTTGCCCAGTGAACCAGACAGCAACGCAAATCCGACAGACGCGACTGAATCTACTCGTATTCAATGCCTGATGCCCCTGGTGATGCCAGAGACTGATTTAGCCTAA